A DNA window from Gammaproteobacteria bacterium contains the following coding sequences:
- a CDS encoding carboxylesterase family protein has protein sequence MKSLLHRHRIDRRTFVGSTIAGAGMLAAGPFGTVWAQDIRGASRSRVVETTAGRIQGVVLDGGVNAFYGVPYGASTGGENRFMPPKPPVPWSGVRETTTVGHRSPQDFAGPISEVFALDRREPMGEDCLNLNVFTPALGRGDRPVMVWLHGGGYSSGSGNWLLYDGARLARRQDVVVVPVTHRLNVFGYLYLEEIGGEEFAGASNVGMLDIVAALEWVRDNIEQFGGDPGNVTIFGQSGGGGKVSALMGMPAAQGLFHRAIAMSGALVEGVSKDAATETAERFIAALGVADAAAMRQLPMERLRDVMAETRGLRLSPTVDGRTLPAGPWSPGAPAMSASVPMMFGTTEHEVNFIPTTPLEPMEDDALLANVKRATGADDAAARDLIALYRKGRPGIGNTELYQILASDNSFRVGVITEAERKAAQGRAPAYMYYFTWESPVREGKLRAYHCLDIPFAFDNVEIAASMTGAGQDRYALATKVSSAFASFARTGNPATDELPEWPAFDLERRATMIFDNECRVVDDPHGAEREALAALRAERES, from the coding sequence ATGAAGTCACTGCTCCATCGTCACCGAATCGACCGCCGCACGTTCGTCGGCTCCACGATCGCCGGTGCCGGAATGCTCGCGGCCGGCCCCTTCGGCACGGTTTGGGCGCAGGACATCCGCGGCGCGAGCCGAAGCCGCGTCGTCGAAACGACGGCCGGTCGGATCCAGGGCGTCGTGCTCGACGGGGGCGTGAACGCCTTCTACGGCGTGCCGTACGGCGCGTCGACCGGCGGCGAGAATCGCTTCATGCCGCCGAAGCCGCCGGTCCCGTGGAGCGGCGTGCGCGAGACCACGACGGTCGGGCATCGCTCGCCGCAGGATTTCGCGGGCCCGATCTCCGAGGTCTTCGCGCTCGATCGGCGCGAGCCGATGGGCGAGGATTGCCTGAACCTGAACGTCTTCACTCCGGCCCTCGGCCGCGGCGATCGCCCGGTCATGGTGTGGCTGCACGGCGGCGGCTACTCGAGCGGCTCCGGCAACTGGCTCCTGTACGACGGCGCGCGCCTCGCCCGTCGGCAGGACGTGGTCGTGGTCCCGGTCACGCACCGGCTGAACGTGTTCGGCTATCTGTATCTCGAGGAGATCGGAGGCGAGGAATTCGCCGGCGCGAGCAACGTCGGCATGCTCGACATCGTCGCCGCGCTCGAATGGGTGCGCGACAACATCGAGCAGTTCGGCGGCGACCCGGGCAACGTCACGATCTTCGGCCAGTCGGGCGGCGGCGGGAAGGTCAGCGCGCTGATGGGCATGCCGGCCGCGCAGGGTCTCTTCCATCGCGCGATCGCGATGAGCGGCGCGCTCGTCGAAGGCGTGTCGAAGGACGCCGCGACCGAGACGGCGGAGCGGTTCATCGCGGCGCTCGGCGTCGCCGACGCCGCGGCGATGCGGCAGCTGCCGATGGAGCGCCTACGCGACGTCATGGCCGAGACGCGCGGGCTCCGGCTGTCCCCCACCGTGGACGGGCGCACGCTGCCGGCCGGACCGTGGTCGCCGGGCGCGCCCGCGATGTCGGCGAGTGTGCCGATGATGTTCGGCACCACGGAGCACGAGGTGAACTTCATCCCGACGACGCCGCTCGAGCCGATGGAGGACGACGCGCTGCTGGCGAACGTGAAGCGCGCCACGGGCGCCGACGACGCGGCCGCGCGCGATCTGATCGCGCTCTATCGCAAAGGGCGGCCGGGCATCGGCAACACCGAGCTTTATCAGATCCTCGCGTCGGACAACTCCTTCCGCGTCGGCGTCATCACCGAGGCCGAGCGTAAAGCCGCTCAAGGGCGCGCGCCCGCGTACATGTACTACTTCACGTGGGAATCGCCGGTCCGGGAAGGGAAGCTGCGCGCTTACCATTGCCTCGACATTCCGTTCGCGTTCGACAACGTCGAGATCGCGGCGTCGATGACGGGCGCCGGCCAGGACCGCTACGCTCTCGCGACGAAGGTCAGCTCGGCCTTTGCGAGCTTCGCGCGCACGGGCAACCCCGCCACCGACGAGCTGCCGGAGTGGCCGGCGTTCGACCTCGAGCGGCGCGCGACGATGATTTTCGACAACGAGTGCCGAGTCGTCGACGACCCGCACGGCGCCGAGCGCGAGGCGCTCGCGGCGCTGCGCGCGGAGCGGGAGAGCTGA